The following proteins come from a genomic window of Nocardiopsis sp. YSL2:
- the nuoK gene encoding NADH-quinone oxidoreductase subunit NuoK has protein sequence MTLEAFLLLAAALFSVGLFGALSQQSVVMIMMGLELMINGVIVAAAALWYFVSPERPDGQVLVLVAITAMAVEMAVGFAVTTAIFRSRDIDVVDSADDLGDRERARGRGRECDREWGPDR, from the coding sequence ATGACCCTGGAAGCGTTCCTGCTCCTGGCCGCCGCGCTGTTCTCCGTGGGGCTGTTCGGCGCGCTGAGCCAGCAGTCCGTCGTCATGATCATGATGGGGCTGGAGCTGATGATCAACGGGGTCATCGTCGCCGCGGCCGCCCTGTGGTACTTCGTCTCCCCCGAGCGTCCCGACGGCCAGGTGCTCGTCCTGGTCGCCATCACCGCGATGGCCGTGGAGATGGCGGTCGGGTTCGCCGTCACCACGGCGATCTTCCGCAGCCGCGACATCGACGTGGTCGACTCGGCCGACGACCTCGGGGACCGGGAACGGGCCCGGGGGCGGGGCCGGGAGTGTGACCGGGAGTGGGGGCCGGACCGGTGA
- a CDS encoding NADH-quinone oxidoreductase subunit J: MAETVVFVVCAVGAVASGTAVFVVDSMARATFALLASFLFAAVPLLLLGLSYLGVLVILMMVMEMMVMVVFMVMYMMNPAGLMPMSMVHNKAGSLAVAAVAFAVLASGVFLVPWPARQGSPPADPTLLLAEAIMGPHMLVMMLVGMVLFATMVASVVLSAPRGRYDRYGDDLRRHRPDDPIGGGLGR, from the coding sequence ATGGCCGAGACGGTCGTGTTCGTGGTCTGCGCCGTGGGCGCGGTGGCGTCGGGGACCGCGGTGTTCGTGGTCGACTCCATGGCCCGGGCGACCTTCGCTCTGCTCGCGTCCTTCCTGTTCGCCGCGGTGCCGCTCCTGCTGTTGGGGCTGTCCTATCTCGGCGTTCTGGTGATCCTCATGATGGTGATGGAGATGATGGTGATGGTCGTCTTCATGGTCATGTACATGATGAATCCGGCCGGGCTCATGCCGATGAGCATGGTGCACAACAAGGCGGGGTCCCTCGCGGTGGCGGCCGTGGCGTTCGCCGTCCTCGCCTCCGGGGTGTTCCTCGTCCCCTGGCCCGCCCGTCAGGGCTCGCCTCCGGCCGACCCCACCCTGCTGCTCGCCGAGGCGATCATGGGCCCGCACATGCTGGTCATGATGCTGGTGGGGATGGTGCTCTTCGCGACGATGGTCGCCTCCGTGGTGCTCTCGGCCCCGCGCGGGCGCTACGACCGCTACGGCGACGACCTGCGCCGCCACCGCCCCGACGACCCGATCGGCGGAGGGCTGGGCCGATGA
- a CDS encoding TetR/AcrR family transcriptional regulator: MGPNRRISASGLGGVSQGPAGVLHHFGTKERLFVEVLRKRDQLDAARSRADVAAAAEASPLHPLDRYAALLDYNAGVPGLVELYSALVVEAADPSHEAHEFFAERRVEGHALLTRAVRRMQEAGTLTSRIDAEVLATALHALGDGLQTLWLIDPEVDMGGTITELLRALRTDLPEEEDEPVA, translated from the coding sequence GTGGGTCCCAATCGAAGAATTAGTGCCAGCGGACTTGGTGGAGTCTCCCAGGGCCCCGCCGGGGTCCTGCACCACTTCGGCACCAAGGAACGGCTCTTCGTCGAGGTGCTGCGGAAGCGCGACCAGCTCGACGCGGCCCGTTCCCGGGCGGACGTCGCCGCCGCGGCCGAGGCGTCGCCGCTGCATCCCCTCGACCGCTACGCCGCCCTGCTGGACTACAACGCCGGCGTCCCCGGACTGGTCGAGCTCTACTCGGCGCTGGTGGTCGAGGCCGCCGACCCCTCGCACGAGGCGCACGAGTTCTTCGCCGAGCGCCGCGTGGAGGGCCACGCCCTCCTGACGAGGGCGGTCCGGCGGATGCAGGAGGCGGGAACGCTCACGTCCAGGATCGACGCGGAGGTCCTGGCGACCGCCCTCCACGCGCTCGGCGACGGCCTCCAGACGCTCTGGCTGATCGATCCCGAGGTCGACATGGGCGGCACCATCACCGAGCTGTTGCGGGCCCTGCGCACGGACCTTCCCGAGGAGGAGGACGAGCCCGTCGCCTGA
- a CDS encoding LacI family DNA-binding transcriptional regulator — protein MDSPKRTTIYDVAQEAGVAASTVSRALRNPRRVNAATREHVLRVAERMGYRPSPLATALQSGRTATVAMLVPDITNPHFFGTIKGAERRASAAGITFILSYTEESADTERTQIEHLARSVDGFVLASSRMSDESLWELAEEHNLALVNREVRGLPSTVVDSRVGSRQIVEHLASLGHRSLVYLSGPHQSWPAGERWRGLVDGARDLDMKVTRLGPFPPRVVGGGAAADAALVTGATAVVAHNDLLAIGVLRRLAERGVAVPDQVSVVGYDDIFGADFCVPALTTLAGPQDEAGRSAVELLLENRSRSTTRTPDRRVMLPSHLVIRESTGPAAR, from the coding sequence ATGGACTCCCCGAAGCGCACGACGATCTACGACGTGGCCCAGGAGGCGGGCGTCGCCGCCTCCACGGTCTCGCGCGCCCTGCGCAACCCCCGCCGTGTCAACGCCGCCACCCGCGAGCACGTCCTGCGGGTCGCCGAGCGGATGGGCTACCGGCCCAGCCCGCTGGCGACGGCGTTGCAGTCCGGGCGGACCGCGACCGTGGCGATGCTCGTACCCGACATCACCAACCCGCACTTCTTCGGGACGATCAAGGGCGCCGAACGCCGCGCCTCCGCGGCCGGCATCACCTTCATCCTCAGCTACACCGAGGAGTCGGCCGATACCGAGCGCACCCAGATCGAGCACCTGGCCCGCTCGGTGGACGGCTTCGTGCTGGCGTCGAGCCGGATGTCGGACGAGAGCCTGTGGGAACTGGCCGAGGAGCACAACCTGGCCCTGGTCAACCGGGAGGTGAGGGGGCTGCCCAGCACCGTGGTGGACAGCCGTGTGGGCAGCCGCCAGATCGTGGAGCACCTGGCCTCGCTGGGCCACCGGTCACTCGTCTACCTGTCGGGGCCGCACCAGTCGTGGCCGGCCGGCGAGCGCTGGAGGGGGCTGGTCGACGGAGCGCGCGACCTCGACATGAAGGTCACCCGCCTGGGGCCCTTTCCGCCGCGCGTGGTCGGCGGCGGCGCGGCGGCCGACGCGGCCCTGGTGACGGGTGCCACGGCCGTGGTCGCCCACAACGACCTGCTGGCCATCGGGGTCCTGCGCCGTCTGGCCGAGCGTGGCGTGGCGGTACCCGACCAGGTCAGCGTGGTCGGCTACGACGACATCTTCGGCGCCGACTTCTGTGTTCCGGCGCTCACGACCCTGGCCGGGCCCCAGGACGAGGCGGGCCGCTCGGCCGTGGAGCTGCTGCTGGAGAACCGGTCCCGCTCCACGACCCGCACACCCGACCGCCGGGTCATGCTGCCCTCGCACCTGGTGATCCGGGAGTCCACGGGCCCGGCCGCACGCTGA
- a CDS encoding GyrI-like domain-containing protein: MTDKTDFKKTLDSYRAAAGRFRIVEVPELRYLMVDGHGDPNTSPAFTEAVEALYPVAYKLKFASKQDLGRDYVVMPLEGLWWAEDMDAFTAARDKSRWDWTLMIMVPDWTDRDMFASAVERAAAGDRPARLGDVRLETLSEGRCVQTLHVGPFDDEADVLARMHHEYLPEQGLRMAGRHHEIYLGDVRRAAPEKLRTILRQPVTDAPAE, from the coding sequence ATGACGGACAAGACCGACTTCAAGAAGACGCTCGACTCCTACCGGGCCGCCGCTGGCCGGTTCCGGATCGTGGAGGTGCCGGAGCTGCGCTACCTCATGGTCGACGGCCACGGGGACCCGAACACCTCACCGGCCTTCACCGAGGCGGTCGAGGCGCTCTACCCGGTGGCCTACAAGCTGAAGTTCGCCAGCAAGCAGGACCTCGGGCGCGACTACGTCGTCATGCCCCTGGAGGGGCTGTGGTGGGCCGAGGACATGGACGCCTTCACCGCGGCGCGCGACAAGTCGCGGTGGGACTGGACGCTGATGATCATGGTCCCGGACTGGACCGACCGGGACATGTTCGCCTCCGCCGTCGAGCGGGCCGCGGCAGGCGACAGGCCCGCCCGGCTGGGCGACGTCCGCCTGGAGACGCTGTCCGAGGGCCGCTGCGTGCAGACGCTGCACGTGGGCCCGTTCGACGACGAGGCGGACGTGCTCGCCCGGATGCACCACGAGTACCTTCCGGAGCAGGGGCTGCGCATGGCCGGCCGGCACCACGAGATCTACCTCGGCGATGTCCGCCGGGCCGCCCCCGAGAAGCTCCGCACCATCCTGCGGCAACCGGTCACCGACGCCCCTGCCGAGTAG
- a CDS encoding NADH-quinone oxidoreductase subunit H, whose translation MVESDASPLSLLTLLVLLGVLAYGAAAGAAVLHARSAGTAPASAVAAPARESARLLVQRRRTVPGADTPLWRLGGVLLPVAAVLAAMVVPLGPVAVSDLSVGVVWFNAMEVLAWCAVWLLGWGANSVWGLVGGYRFLVQGLSYELPHMFALTTAALGAGSLRVGDVVAAQEEVWFAVLMPAAFAIYLVSALAMAFWGPFDAPVGRDLAGGAAAEPSGVDRLVLLAGRYMLLAVVAAMAVPLFLGGGAGPLLPGWSWSLVKTAVVLGALVWIGHRVPTVRMDRFTEVGWMVLLPLSLLQALVVSVLVLVR comes from the coding sequence GTGGTTGAGAGCGACGCGTCACCGCTGAGCCTGCTCACCCTCCTCGTGCTGCTGGGAGTCCTCGCCTACGGCGCGGCCGCGGGGGCGGCGGTCCTCCACGCGCGTTCCGCGGGGACCGCGCCCGCCTCCGCCGTCGCCGCCCCGGCCCGGGAGTCGGCCCGACTGCTCGTGCAGCGGCGGCGGACGGTTCCGGGCGCGGACACACCGCTGTGGCGTCTGGGCGGGGTGCTCCTGCCGGTGGCCGCGGTGCTGGCCGCGATGGTGGTCCCTCTGGGGCCGGTGGCCGTCAGCGACCTGTCGGTCGGCGTCGTGTGGTTCAACGCCATGGAGGTGCTGGCCTGGTGCGCCGTGTGGCTGCTCGGCTGGGGTGCCAACTCCGTCTGGGGGCTGGTCGGGGGCTACCGGTTCCTGGTCCAGGGGCTGTCGTACGAGCTTCCGCACATGTTCGCCCTCACCACCGCCGCCCTGGGCGCCGGATCGCTGCGCGTGGGTGACGTCGTCGCGGCCCAGGAGGAGGTGTGGTTCGCCGTGCTGATGCCGGCGGCCTTCGCGATCTACCTGGTCTCGGCGCTGGCCATGGCGTTCTGGGGCCCCTTCGACGCGCCCGTGGGGCGGGACCTGGCCGGTGGGGCGGCCGCGGAGCCGTCCGGTGTGGACCGCCTGGTGCTGCTCGCCGGACGGTACATGCTCCTGGCCGTCGTGGCGGCGATGGCGGTGCCGCTGTTCCTGGGCGGCGGCGCGGGACCGCTCCTGCCCGGCTGGTCGTGGTCGCTGGTCAAGACCGCGGTGGTGCTGGGCGCGCTGGTCTGGATCGGGCACCGCGTGCCCACGGTGCGGATGGACCGCTTCACCGAGGTGGGCTGGATGGTACTCCTCCCGCTGAGCCTGCTCCAGGCCCTGGTGGTCTCCGTACTCGTACTGGTCCGTTAG
- a CDS encoding NuoM family protein: MLSVAVFLPLFAGVVLLAVPRPRESLVAWTWVTVAGLDLALVIALWVYYPTAVGPGQGAVGAFAYEAHLRWIPSVGAGYHVGVDGLSLPLLAMTAVLFLACAVHSLRQRRRTRAHAVLFLFLQTVSLGLFSSLDLLLFFVFFDLSIVGMYFVIAGWGHGPAARSALQFFLYTFLGSLALLLGFIGLYLAADPHTFDIVELTRRPPLEGGGPAAGLILLAVALGLAIKTPTVPFHTWLPPAHTDAPAVGSAILAGVLLKMGTYGFVRVAMPILPGAWREYAMAFVVVGVVSVLYGALVALAQTDFKRMVAYTSVNHMGYILLGLGAAGLATADQARAAALAVTGSVTQMVSHGLLTGALFLLAGALHDRGGTYRMASYGGLAGTMPLLAAVTSVAAFGSLGLPGLSGFIAEFQIFTGSLSFVPVPTALAFLGILVTAALFLRALQQVFTGDFRIPEHARTGDLSARELVAIAPLTALSVVIGVFPRFLLDPIEPAARALVTLVVR, translated from the coding sequence GTGCTCTCCGTCGCCGTGTTCCTACCCCTGTTCGCCGGCGTGGTGCTGCTCGCGGTTCCGCGCCCGCGCGAGAGCCTCGTGGCCTGGACCTGGGTCACGGTGGCGGGTCTGGACCTGGCCCTGGTCATCGCCCTGTGGGTGTACTACCCGACCGCCGTGGGACCGGGGCAGGGCGCGGTCGGCGCCTTCGCCTACGAGGCGCACCTGCGCTGGATCCCCAGCGTCGGGGCGGGCTACCACGTCGGGGTGGACGGGCTGTCGCTGCCGCTGCTGGCGATGACGGCGGTGCTCTTCCTGGCCTGCGCCGTCCACTCGCTGCGGCAGCGGCGTCGGACACGCGCCCACGCGGTCCTGTTCCTGTTCCTGCAGACCGTCTCGCTGGGCCTGTTCAGTTCCCTGGACCTGCTGCTGTTCTTCGTCTTCTTCGACCTGTCGATCGTCGGGATGTACTTCGTCATCGCCGGGTGGGGGCACGGCCCCGCCGCCCGCTCGGCCCTGCAGTTCTTCCTGTACACCTTCCTCGGCTCGCTGGCCCTGCTCCTGGGCTTCATCGGCCTCTACCTCGCCGCGGATCCGCACACGTTCGACATCGTGGAGCTGACCCGGCGGCCCCCTCTGGAGGGCGGCGGACCCGCAGCGGGGCTGATCCTGCTGGCCGTCGCGCTCGGCCTGGCGATCAAGACGCCCACCGTGCCCTTCCACACCTGGCTGCCCCCGGCGCACACCGACGCGCCCGCGGTCGGCTCGGCGATCCTGGCGGGTGTACTGCTGAAGATGGGCACCTACGGGTTCGTGCGGGTGGCGATGCCGATCCTCCCCGGGGCCTGGCGCGAGTACGCGATGGCGTTCGTGGTCGTCGGCGTGGTCTCGGTCCTGTACGGCGCGCTGGTGGCACTCGCCCAGACCGACTTCAAGCGGATGGTCGCCTACACCTCGGTCAACCACATGGGCTACATCCTGCTCGGGCTCGGCGCGGCCGGACTCGCCACGGCGGACCAGGCGCGTGCCGCCGCCCTCGCCGTCACCGGCAGTGTCACCCAGATGGTCAGCCACGGACTGCTCACGGGCGCGCTGTTCCTACTGGCGGGCGCGCTCCACGACCGGGGCGGCACCTACCGGATGGCGTCCTACGGCGGACTGGCCGGGACCATGCCGCTCCTGGCGGCGGTGACCTCGGTGGCGGCGTTCGGTTCGCTGGGGCTGCCCGGCCTGTCCGGCTTCATCGCCGAGTTCCAGATCTTCACGGGCAGCCTGTCCTTCGTTCCCGTGCCGACCGCGCTGGCCTTCCTCGGCATCCTCGTCACCGCGGCCCTCTTCCTGCGCGCGCTGCAACAGGTGTTCACCGGCGACTTCCGGATCCCCGAGCACGCGCGGACCGGTGACCTCTCCGCGCGGGAGCTGGTGGCGATCGCGCCGCTGACGGCCCTGTCCGTGGTCATCGGCGTCTTCCCGCGGTTCCTGCTCGATCCGATCGAACCCGCCGCCCGTGCGCTCGTCACGCTGGTGGTCCGATGA
- a CDS encoding transposase gives MKVVVRVKLLPSPEQAEALQATLHACNRAANAASGVAFTTGATHKFALQQHVYAALKVKFGLSAQPAVRVIGKVADAYTTRTAHLDKGLLGHKGSKRRARSEATPIRFRPDSAQPFDDRCLSWQLDARTVSIWTTRGRMKNLAFTGSPDQLKALAEHHQGESDLIVQDGMWFVSATCEVPEKPLNTEPTGFTGVDLGIVEIATTSTGQRHAGRILNRYRRRQNRLRAKLQKKNTKSTKRVLKRLRRRESRRARDVNHMISKSIVERAERTGHGIALEDLKGIRGRARQAKRNRYTLHSWSFAQLRDFLTYKARRAGVPVVVVDPAYSSQSCSECDHTSRRNRPSQAVFACTGCGVVMHADTNASRNLARRGEIVWNAGRSVSRPCPSL, from the coding sequence ATGAAGGTGGTCGTGCGGGTCAAGCTGCTGCCCTCGCCGGAACAGGCGGAGGCACTCCAGGCGACCCTGCACGCCTGCAACCGGGCCGCGAACGCCGCCTCCGGGGTGGCGTTCACCACCGGCGCCACACACAAGTTCGCCCTCCAACAGCACGTTTACGCGGCCCTGAAAGTCAAGTTCGGGTTGTCGGCGCAGCCGGCGGTGCGGGTGATCGGCAAGGTCGCGGACGCCTACACCACCCGCACCGCCCACCTGGACAAGGGATTACTCGGGCACAAGGGATCGAAGCGCCGGGCACGGTCCGAGGCCACGCCGATCAGGTTCCGCCCAGATTCGGCGCAGCCGTTCGATGACCGGTGTCTGTCCTGGCAGCTGGACGCCCGGACGGTCTCGATCTGGACAACCCGCGGTCGGATGAAGAACCTGGCCTTCACCGGCTCACCCGACCAACTCAAGGCCCTGGCCGAACACCACCAGGGCGAAAGCGACCTGATCGTCCAGGACGGCATGTGGTTCGTGTCCGCCACCTGCGAGGTGCCTGAGAAGCCGCTCAACACCGAACCAACCGGGTTCACGGGGGTGGATCTGGGGATCGTGGAGATCGCCACCACCTCCACCGGCCAACGCCACGCGGGCCGGATACTGAACCGATACCGTCGGCGGCAGAACCGCCTGCGGGCCAAACTCCAGAAGAAGAACACCAAGAGCACCAAACGCGTGCTCAAACGCCTGCGCCGTCGTGAGTCGAGACGGGCGCGGGATGTGAATCACATGATTTCGAAGAGCATCGTGGAGCGGGCCGAACGCACCGGCCACGGCATCGCCCTGGAGGACTTGAAGGGCATCCGTGGCCGGGCACGGCAGGCCAAACGAAACCGCTACACGTTGCATTCGTGGAGTTTCGCCCAACTGCGGGACTTCCTCACCTACAAAGCACGCAGGGCAGGAGTACCGGTCGTGGTCGTGGACCCGGCCTACTCCTCCCAGTCCTGTTCGGAGTGCGACCACACCAGCAGACGCAACCGGCCCTCCCAGGCCGTGTTTGCCTGCACCGGGTGCGGCGTGGTCATGCACGCCGATACCAATGCTTCCCGCAACCTCGCCCGCAGAGGCGAGATCGTGTGGAACGCGGGGCGCTCAGTCAGCCGCCCCTGCCCCTCACTCTGA
- a CDS encoding PadR family transcriptional regulator: protein MELTPAELTVLGLVIERPQHGYDLEQVIDRRGIRQWTDIGFSSIYYLLAKLAKRGLVHAPDAPDAARSRRVFHATAAGRRAAAEGALALIRELRPVPHPLLVGIANLPLLSEREYAEALRARLAQVEERVAAVCAAERAQEPSARAAREVFSYSLSLLEAERSWLAARVQVPR from the coding sequence GTGGAGCTGACACCCGCCGAACTGACCGTGTTGGGCCTGGTCATCGAACGGCCCCAGCACGGCTACGACCTCGAACAGGTCATCGACCGCCGCGGTATCCGCCAGTGGACCGACATCGGCTTCTCCTCGATCTACTACCTGCTCGCCAAGCTGGCGAAGCGGGGCCTGGTCCACGCCCCGGACGCCCCGGACGCGGCGCGGTCCCGCCGCGTCTTCCACGCCACCGCCGCCGGGCGGCGGGCCGCGGCGGAGGGCGCGCTCGCCCTCATCCGGGAACTGAGGCCGGTGCCGCACCCGCTGCTGGTGGGCATCGCCAACCTGCCGCTGCTCTCCGAGCGTGAGTACGCGGAAGCGCTGCGCGCCAGGTTGGCCCAGGTGGAGGAGCGCGTCGCCGCGGTGTGCGCGGCCGAGCGGGCGCAGGAGCCCTCCGCGCGGGCGGCGCGTGAGGTGTTCTCGTACTCGTTGAGCCTCCTTGAGGCGGAGAGGTCGTGGCTCGCCGCCCGAGTCCAGGTGCCCCGATGA
- a CDS encoding NADH-quinone oxidoreductase subunit L, with translation MTAALWALVALPALTGAVLLVAGRRADAVAAPCAVVSAAVGLGLGVVVAVTRPAASTAALAGIPAGSAVDGLSAVMVLTVTAVFLAVVLFASGELGADQARARFFGFMSLFAAAMLVTVTATGLLVLLAAWEVMGAVSYALIGYWWREPGRTRSAGLAFLTTRAGDLGLYLAAGAALAGGAGALQLSGLAGLEGLWRDAAVAGVVVAALGKSAQLPFSFWLSHAMAGPSPVSALLHSATMVAAGGYLLVRVEPALAATGWAGPLVAWAGVATAILLGAVALAQSDLKQLLAASTCAQVGFIVLGAGAGGVAGASLQFTAHAAAKSLLFLCAGAWLVTLGARDLAGLRGAARRHPVVGAAFTAGALAVAGVPPTGIWAAKDTVLAAALEESPALYAMGLVGAALAAAYAAKALVAVWAPPLPRSRPDGGGQGEGYARAPVGGPRPVGAPLSVRIPLVTLAAASVGLGVLALPASAHWWRTLLDVTGEPGPAGWEMAVSGLVSVPVLAGAGLVYARGPVSAEGPAGAGTGRRSGAASGPRAGGGPRVRPVGRWAADWLDLERLVLGGVVRPAMALARSLAAFDDRVVAGGARAGAELGLTAARGLAAFDDRVVAGGVRAGAHLGLTAADAVRDRVETTADRSVGAVASAARTAAAWALRPQTGLLHQYYVQALVAILVLATVFVLMR, from the coding sequence GTGACCGCGGCGCTGTGGGCGCTCGTGGCCCTGCCCGCCCTGACCGGTGCGGTGCTGCTGGTGGCCGGCCGGCGCGCCGACGCGGTCGCCGCGCCGTGTGCCGTGGTCTCGGCTGCGGTGGGGCTCGGGCTGGGCGTGGTCGTGGCCGTGACGCGTCCGGCCGCCAGCACTGCCGCGCTGGCCGGGATCCCCGCCGGATCGGCGGTGGACGGCCTGTCGGCCGTCATGGTCCTCACGGTCACCGCGGTGTTCCTGGCCGTGGTGCTGTTCGCGTCCGGTGAGCTCGGCGCGGACCAGGCGCGGGCCCGCTTCTTCGGGTTCATGTCGCTCTTCGCCGCGGCCATGCTCGTCACGGTGACGGCGACCGGCCTGCTGGTGCTGCTCGCCGCATGGGAGGTCATGGGCGCCGTCTCCTACGCCCTCATCGGGTACTGGTGGCGCGAGCCCGGCCGGACCCGATCGGCGGGGCTGGCGTTCCTCACCACGCGTGCGGGCGACCTGGGCCTGTACCTGGCGGCCGGGGCCGCGCTCGCCGGCGGCGCCGGGGCCCTGCAGCTCTCCGGGCTCGCGGGACTGGAGGGCCTGTGGCGGGACGCGGCGGTGGCCGGGGTGGTGGTGGCCGCGCTCGGCAAGTCCGCTCAGCTGCCGTTCAGTTTCTGGCTCTCGCACGCGATGGCCGGCCCCAGCCCGGTCTCGGCGCTGCTGCACTCGGCCACGATGGTCGCGGCGGGCGGCTACCTGCTGGTGCGGGTGGAGCCCGCGCTGGCGGCCACGGGATGGGCGGGACCGCTCGTGGCGTGGGCGGGGGTGGCGACCGCGATCCTGCTCGGGGCGGTGGCGCTGGCGCAGTCGGACCTGAAGCAGCTGCTCGCCGCCTCGACCTGCGCGCAGGTCGGCTTCATCGTGCTGGGGGCGGGCGCGGGCGGTGTGGCGGGCGCGAGCCTGCAGTTCACCGCGCACGCGGCGGCCAAGAGCCTGCTGTTCCTGTGCGCCGGGGCGTGGCTGGTGACGCTGGGAGCGCGCGACCTCGCGGGGCTGCGGGGAGCGGCGCGCCGCCACCCCGTGGTGGGGGCCGCCTTCACGGCGGGGGCCCTGGCCGTCGCGGGGGTGCCCCCGACCGGGATCTGGGCGGCCAAGGACACGGTGCTGGCGGCGGCGCTGGAGGAGTCGCCCGCCCTGTACGCCATGGGCCTGGTGGGCGCGGCGCTCGCCGCCGCCTACGCGGCGAAGGCCCTGGTCGCGGTGTGGGCGCCGCCCCTCCCCCGGTCGCGGCCGGACGGCGGCGGGCAGGGGGAAGGGTACGCTCGGGCGCCCGTCGGCGGTCCGCGTCCGGTGGGGGCGCCGTTGTCCGTACGGATACCGCTGGTCACCCTGGCCGCCGCTTCCGTGGGTCTGGGTGTGCTCGCCCTGCCCGCGTCGGCGCACTGGTGGCGCACACTGCTGGACGTCACGGGCGAGCCGGGCCCCGCGGGTTGGGAGATGGCGGTGTCGGGGCTGGTGAGCGTCCCGGTGCTCGCCGGTGCCGGTCTGGTCTACGCCCGCGGCCCGGTGAGCGCCGAAGGCCCGGCCGGGGCGGGGACCGGGCGGAGGTCCGGAGCCGCGTCCGGGCCCCGGGCGGGGGGCGGGCCCCGCGTCCGCCCGGTCGGCCGGTGGGCGGCCGACTGGCTCGATCTGGAGCGCCTGGTCCTCGGCGGCGTCGTCCGGCCCGCCATGGCGCTCGCGCGGTCCCTGGCCGCGTTCGACGACCGCGTCGTCGCGGGCGGAGCGCGCGCCGGCGCGGAGCTGGGTCTGACGGCCGCGCGGGGCCTGGCCGCCTTCGACGACAGGGTCGTCGCGGGCGGTGTGCGCGCGGGCGCGCACCTGGGCCTGACGGCCGCCGACGCGGTCCGCGACCGCGTCGAGACCACCGCCGACCGTTCGGTGGGCGCCGTGGCCTCGGCGGCACGGACCGCCGCGGCCTGGGCGCTGCGCCCGCAGACCGGACTCCTCCACCAGTACTACGTCCAGGCCCTCGTCGCGATCCTCGTACTGGCCACCGTCTTCGTCCTGATGAGGTGA
- a CDS encoding NADH-quinone oxidoreductase subunit A — MEGFAAALALVLATGALLLCVHGLAAAVGLGRAPVSGDPFLSGTAVSEHALSRYHVRWYAVAMLFLAFDMEMVFMYPWVLVVVSTGTPAVVEMFAFLGVLMAAVVYAWREGAFRWT, encoded by the coding sequence ATGGAGGGATTCGCGGCAGCGCTCGCCCTGGTCCTGGCCACGGGCGCTCTCCTGCTGTGTGTCCACGGCCTGGCCGCCGCGGTCGGCCTCGGGCGCGCCCCGGTGTCCGGCGACCCCTTCCTCTCGGGCACGGCCGTGTCCGAGCACGCGCTGTCGCGCTACCACGTGCGGTGGTACGCGGTGGCGATGCTCTTCCTCGCCTTCGACATGGAGATGGTCTTCATGTATCCGTGGGTGCTCGTCGTGGTCAGCACCGGCACCCCGGCCGTCGTGGAGATGTTCGCCTTCCTGGGCGTCCTGATGGCGGCGGTCGTCTACGCCTGGCGGGAGGGGGCGTTCCGGTGGACCTGA
- a CDS encoding fibronectin type III-like domain-contianing protein, translating into MRYCFGHGLSYTAFEYSDLDVRLRAGGGEVAFTVRNTGSRTGREVAQVYVAPEAAAVPHAATGLAGFACVEIEPGHERRVEIALDDRALEYFDVDADAWCRYGGPYSVRVGASVADVRLAATAAVEGEGGRASLTGAEAATAPRTNGAYAVGDAEFAQLLGRPLPAASWDPKAPLGLDDTVAQLRHANVFGRGVLGLLHTVRRVLRATGRPHAANNVMFLVNMTFAKIEGYSGGKVSRRAIERFLRWVGRR; encoded by the coding sequence GTGCGCTACTGCTTCGGGCACGGACTGAGCTACACGGCGTTCGAGTACTCCGACCTCGACGTCCGCCTGCGAGCCGGTGGCGGAGAAGTCGCGTTCACCGTCCGCAACACCGGGTCCCGGACCGGGCGTGAGGTCGCGCAGGTCTACGTCGCCCCGGAGGCGGCCGCGGTGCCGCACGCCGCGACCGGGCTCGCGGGCTTCGCCTGCGTCGAGATCGAACCGGGGCACGAGCGGCGGGTGGAGATCGCGCTCGACGACCGGGCTCTGGAGTACTTCGACGTCGACGCTGACGCGTGGTGCCGCTACGGCGGGCCGTACTCGGTCAGGGTCGGGGCTTCGGTGGCGGACGTCCGGCTGGCGGCGACGGCCGCCGTGGAGGGCGAGGGCGGACGAGCATCGCTCACCGGCGCCGAGGCGGCCACGGCGCCGCGGACGAACGGCGCCTACGCGGTCGGCGACGCCGAGTTCGCGCAGCTCCTCGGCCGCCCGCTTCCGGCCGCGTCGTGGGACCCGAAGGCACCGCTCGGGCTCGACGACACCGTCGCCCAGCTGCGCCACGCCAACGTGTTCGGGCGCGGCGTGCTGGGGCTGCTCCACACGGTGCGCCGTGTCCTGCGGGCCACCGGTCGGCCGCACGCCGCGAACAACGTCATGTTCCTGGTGAACATGACGTTCGCCAAGATCGAGGGGTACTCGGGCGGAAAGGTGTCGCGCCGGGCGATCGAGCGCTTCCTGCGGTGGGTCGGGCGGCGCTGA